In Rhipicephalus microplus isolate Deutch F79 chromosome 7, USDA_Rmic, whole genome shotgun sequence, one genomic interval encodes:
- the LOC119180035 gene encoding uncharacterized protein LOC119180035 isoform X1 yields MDGTPQNAYGTPSGTRWTGLSVRALQRKRQAESNHPAEIARRQAAKAKAKAKLLAETAEQREARLARYRKAYEARKRAKTEASALVVQQCEQDDAVDASSGRVNSSEAEAAMRRARRQADPAVRRREAEAKRKRRQENLEEVRALDAAFIGATRNSQHTCINCLLSDGTLRRRPRRCYGKCIGKDEILPEHANHSSQTEQHITLVWCPRPNVSTRNAEVQMDLV; encoded by the exons ATGGATGGCACGCCGCAGAACGCCTACGGCACACCGTCTGGCACTCGGTGGACTGGGCTATCCGTGCGCGCGCTTCAGCGCAAGCGACAGGCCGAATCCAATCATCCGGCAGAGATAGCTAGACGGCAGGCCGCGAAAGCCAAAGCAAAGGCAAAGTTACTCGCTGAAACAGCGGAGCAAAGGGAGGCCAGGTTAGCGCGTTATAGAAAAGCTTACGAAGCGCGGAAGCGCGCCAAAACCGAAGCCAGCGCACTTGTCGTTCAGCAGTGCGAACAAGATGACGCCGTGGACGCAAGCAGCGGCCGCGTGAACAGCTCGGAGGCCGAGGCAGCAATGCGGCGGGCTCGCCGTCAAGCGGATCCTGCGGTCAGACGTCGCGAAGCAGAAGCGAAACGGAAGCGGCGGCAAGAGAACCTCGAAGAAGTACGGGCGCTGGATGCcgcg TTTATAGGTGCCACACGTAACTCGCAGCACACCTGCATCAATTGTTTGCTGAGTGACGGTACATTAAGGAGGAGGCCACGGCGATGTTACGGTAAATGCATTGGAAAG GATGAGATCCTGCCTGAGCACGCCAATCATTCATCGCAGACAGAACAACACATCACTCTAGTCTGGTGCCCAAGGCCAAATGTTTCAACACGCAATGCTGAAGTGCAGATGGACCTCGTGTGA
- the LOC119180035 gene encoding uncharacterized protein LOC119180035 isoform X2, with the protein MDGTPQNAYGTPSGTRWTGLSVRALQRKRQAESNHPAEIARRQAAKAKAKAKLLAETAEQREARLARYRKAYEARKRAKTEASALVVQQCEQDDAVDASSGRVNSSEAEAAMRRARRQADPAVRRREAEAKRKRRQENLEEVRALDAADEILPEHANHSSQTEQHITLVWCPRPNVSTRNAEVQMDLV; encoded by the exons ATGGATGGCACGCCGCAGAACGCCTACGGCACACCGTCTGGCACTCGGTGGACTGGGCTATCCGTGCGCGCGCTTCAGCGCAAGCGACAGGCCGAATCCAATCATCCGGCAGAGATAGCTAGACGGCAGGCCGCGAAAGCCAAAGCAAAGGCAAAGTTACTCGCTGAAACAGCGGAGCAAAGGGAGGCCAGGTTAGCGCGTTATAGAAAAGCTTACGAAGCGCGGAAGCGCGCCAAAACCGAAGCCAGCGCACTTGTCGTTCAGCAGTGCGAACAAGATGACGCCGTGGACGCAAGCAGCGGCCGCGTGAACAGCTCGGAGGCCGAGGCAGCAATGCGGCGGGCTCGCCGTCAAGCGGATCCTGCGGTCAGACGTCGCGAAGCAGAAGCGAAACGGAAGCGGCGGCAAGAGAACCTCGAAGAAGTACGGGCGCTGGATGCcgcg GATGAGATCCTGCCTGAGCACGCCAATCATTCATCGCAGACAGAACAACACATCACTCTAGTCTGGTGCCCAAGGCCAAATGTTTCAACACGCAATGCTGAAGTGCAGATGGACCTCGTGTGA